Proteins encoded in a region of the Stieleria neptunia genome:
- a CDS encoding (2Fe-2S) ferredoxin domain-containing protein gives MNLNSARKKATKLRLHQVEYTLVVCMDRKTAKCCSGKAMEETWRHIKHCCKQHRKAGRSVVLRIKAGCIGVCKGGPIVGVLPDGIWYGDCTPQVIDRIFDEHLGQGSVVESHVIASPSS, from the coding sequence ATGAATCTGAACTCAGCCCGTAAGAAAGCAACCAAGCTTCGACTGCATCAGGTCGAGTACACGCTGGTGGTTTGCATGGACCGCAAGACCGCCAAGTGCTGTAGTGGCAAAGCGATGGAAGAAACGTGGCGGCACATCAAGCACTGCTGCAAACAACATCGCAAAGCCGGGCGATCGGTCGTGTTGCGGATCAAGGCGGGCTGTATCGGTGTCTGCAAGGGAGGTCCGATTGTCGGCGTGTTGCCCGATGGAATCTGGTACGGAGACTGCACGCCGCAGGTCATCGACCGAATCTTTGACGAACACCTCGGCCAAGGATCCGTCGTTGAATCCCACGTGATCGCCAGCCCGTCGTCGTAG
- a CDS encoding MotA/TolQ/ExbB proton channel family protein, with protein MLIVAVLFCVSGPVGMAVAQDEAMDEFADIAGPGEEAAPPVDNAAAGPADGGGGAPAGGGAAAGGGDASPPPSDSLLSWVLDSLGYTYLIIFLLLSVTLVSLFVMNMLAARRETLCPNELIESFEEKLNAKQFQEAYDMARTDESVLGQVLSAGLAKISRGYNKAIEGMQEVGEEESMKLEHRLSYMALIGNLSPMIGLFGTVQGMIASFRVIATSPQTPKPAQLAEGISTALFTTLVGLAVAIPAIAAYNILRNRVSRLLLEVGVQSENLMSRFEDIQPGGGAQ; from the coding sequence ATGTTGATCGTCGCGGTGCTGTTTTGCGTGTCGGGGCCGGTTGGAATGGCGGTGGCTCAAGACGAAGCGATGGATGAATTCGCCGACATCGCGGGCCCCGGCGAAGAGGCCGCACCGCCGGTCGATAACGCCGCGGCCGGTCCGGCGGATGGCGGCGGAGGCGCCCCTGCCGGGGGTGGAGCCGCGGCCGGAGGCGGGGACGCATCGCCGCCCCCATCGGATTCGCTGTTGAGCTGGGTGCTCGATTCGCTCGGCTACACGTATCTGATCATCTTCCTGCTGCTGTCGGTCACGCTGGTTTCGCTGTTTGTGATGAACATGCTGGCCGCGCGCCGTGAGACGTTGTGCCCGAACGAGCTGATCGAAAGCTTTGAAGAGAAACTCAACGCCAAGCAGTTCCAGGAAGCCTACGACATGGCCCGCACCGACGAATCGGTGCTTGGCCAAGTCCTCTCTGCCGGACTGGCCAAAATCTCGCGCGGCTACAACAAAGCGATCGAAGGGATGCAGGAAGTCGGCGAGGAAGAGAGCATGAAGCTCGAGCACCGCTTGAGCTACATGGCACTGATCGGAAACCTGAGCCCGATGATCGGTTTGTTCGGCACGGTTCAAGGGATGATCGCATCGTTCCGCGTGATCGCCACCAGCCCACAAACCCCCAAACCGGCCCAGCTGGCCGAAGGGATCTCGACCGCGTTGTTCACCACGCTGGTCGGACTGGCCGTCGCGATCCCCGCGATCGCCGCCTACAACATCTTGCGGAACCGAGTCTCGCGATTGCTGTTGGAAGTCGGGGTGCAGAGCGAAAACTTGATGAGCCGTTTTGAAGACATTCAACCGGGAGGCGGCGCCCAGTGA
- a CDS encoding BON domain-containing protein, translated as MKEQKPLVLDSEFKQTQQEDVEQILLRALGDSGHTQLANVVCDYSDGRIVLSGRVTSYYLKQLAQEIVRKVEATAAVENRLRVVVPK; from the coding sequence ATGAAGGAGCAGAAACCATTGGTGCTAGACAGTGAGTTCAAACAAACGCAACAGGAAGACGTTGAGCAGATTCTGTTGCGAGCGCTCGGCGACAGCGGCCATACCCAACTCGCCAACGTCGTCTGCGATTACAGCGACGGGCGGATCGTGCTTTCAGGACGGGTGACATCGTATTACCTGAAACAACTGGCACAGGAAATTGTGCGAAAGGTCGAGGCGACGGCGGCGGTCGAAAACCGCTTGCGAGTGGTCGTCCCCAAATGA
- a CDS encoding sulfatase-like hydrolase/transferase has protein sequence MKQLISSIVLLLGMSATVAAVDRPPNIIVVYTDDHGYSDLSCQGVYDDVRTPHIDALADAGVRMTDGYTTAPQCVPSRGGLISGRYQNRFGLESNPQAKDASVMAKFDQVTTIGERLKRAGYATGMAGKWHLGAGDRITEHGFDHAFFKNSNGPGTWNMDLDGKDFTTARQTGGGYHLDLVSDFACTFIQRYREQPFFFYAAYRAPHVPLDAPKKYLDRFPGAMPERRRQALAMISAVDDGVGRIVATLRELGIEENTLVFVISDNGAPLKIHKLDAPGGGPGWDGSLNDPMNGEKGMLTEGGIRVPFVVSWKGNIPAGQIYSQPVITLDVAATANALAGLPDDPTLDGVNLVPYLTGEKPGAPHQTLYWRWLGQSAIRTGAWKYLRSDDREYLFDLDKDAEEKHNLLSQHPEIAKQLHDQLLQWTDELSPPGIWALKSEGMSRAAENYFDWYLDGRRDSAPEPKDVEPKRQRPGPENARLKTLFEKRDIDHDGHVTLQEYLAGRSGPTKAVLTKRFRALDRNDDGRWSRPELPQ, from the coding sequence ATGAAACAACTCATCTCGTCCATCGTCTTGTTGTTGGGGATGTCCGCGACCGTCGCCGCGGTCGACCGTCCACCCAACATCATCGTCGTTTATACCGATGACCATGGGTATTCCGACCTCAGTTGTCAGGGCGTGTACGACGATGTCAGGACACCCCACATCGACGCGTTGGCCGACGCCGGTGTCCGAATGACCGATGGTTACACCACGGCGCCGCAATGCGTGCCTTCACGCGGTGGGTTGATCAGCGGACGGTACCAGAATCGATTCGGGCTGGAATCCAATCCCCAGGCCAAAGACGCTTCCGTGATGGCGAAATTTGACCAGGTGACGACGATCGGTGAACGCTTGAAGAGGGCAGGCTACGCCACCGGCATGGCGGGAAAATGGCACCTCGGCGCCGGGGATCGAATCACCGAGCACGGCTTCGATCATGCCTTTTTCAAGAACAGCAACGGCCCCGGGACGTGGAACATGGATCTGGACGGCAAGGACTTTACCACCGCCCGACAAACCGGCGGCGGCTACCACCTGGACCTGGTCTCGGACTTTGCCTGCACGTTCATCCAGCGTTACCGTGAGCAACCCTTTTTCTTCTACGCCGCGTATCGGGCGCCGCATGTCCCGTTGGACGCCCCCAAGAAGTACTTGGATCGTTTCCCGGGCGCGATGCCCGAGCGGAGGCGGCAGGCGTTGGCCATGATCTCAGCCGTTGACGACGGCGTCGGGCGGATCGTCGCAACGCTTCGTGAACTGGGAATCGAAGAGAACACGTTGGTCTTCGTCATCAGCGACAACGGTGCGCCGCTGAAGATTCACAAACTGGATGCACCCGGCGGCGGCCCCGGTTGGGACGGATCACTCAACGATCCGATGAATGGCGAAAAAGGCATGCTGACCGAAGGCGGCATCCGAGTCCCGTTTGTCGTCAGCTGGAAAGGAAACATTCCCGCCGGACAAATCTATTCTCAACCCGTCATCACCTTGGACGTCGCCGCAACCGCCAACGCGCTGGCCGGTTTACCGGACGATCCGACGCTCGATGGTGTCAATCTTGTTCCTTATTTGACAGGTGAAAAACCCGGCGCACCGCATCAGACGTTGTACTGGAGGTGGCTGGGGCAATCCGCGATTCGCACCGGAGCGTGGAAGTATTTGCGCAGTGATGATCGCGAGTATCTGTTTGACCTGGACAAAGATGCGGAGGAGAAACACAACCTGCTGTCACAGCACCCAGAAATCGCCAAACAACTGCATGACCAGTTACTGCAGTGGACCGACGAACTCTCTCCACCGGGAATTTGGGCGTTGAAATCGGAAGGAATGAGTCGAGCAGCCGAGAACTATTTTGATTGGTATCTGGATGGAAGACGCGACAGCGCGCCCGAGCCAAAGGACGTGGAACCAAAACGTCAACGTCCCGGTCCGGAGAACGCGCGACTCAAAACGCTGTTCGAAAAACGCGACATCGATCACGACGGTCATGTGACGTTGCAGGAGTATCTGGCCGGCCGCTCGGGCCCTACCAAAGCGGTCCTGACCAAGCGATTCAGAGCACTCGATCGAAACGATGACGGCCGTTGGTCGAGGCCCGAACTGCCACAGTAA
- a CDS encoding ExbD/TolR family protein — MKVKSKKPNLAEGDLTPMIDMTFQLIAFFMVLINFSQTESNERVVLPSSQLVKPPEKPLEFPIILHVAKDGEIILGGDSYTTETLSTGLRRELAVLKAEKKSPKDANVIIRGHQDVAAGQVQEIIRVAQDQQLEQFALRAKEDRS; from the coding sequence GTGAAGGTCAAGTCAAAGAAGCCGAACTTGGCCGAAGGCGATTTGACTCCGATGATTGACATGACGTTTCAGTTGATCGCGTTCTTCATGGTGCTGATCAACTTTTCGCAAACCGAGTCAAACGAACGGGTCGTGTTGCCGAGCAGCCAATTGGTCAAGCCGCCGGAAAAGCCGCTGGAGTTTCCGATCATCTTGCACGTCGCGAAGGACGGCGAGATCATTCTCGGCGGTGACAGCTACACCACCGAAACGCTCAGCACCGGACTCCGCCGCGAACTGGCGGTGTTGAAAGCCGAAAAGAAGTCGCCCAAGGACGCCAACGTGATCATTCGAGGTCACCAAGACGTCGCGGCCGGCCAGGTTCAAGAGATCATCCGCGTCGCTCAAGATCAACAGCTTGAGCAATTCGCGCTGCGTGCCAAGGAGGATCGATCATGA
- the ftsH gene encoding ATP-dependent zinc metalloprotease FtsH: MENRREETDVNAPPPRRNNGLLIAVVLAIGFAILFWRTEDPGSKITASFFNEQLAKKNIEKVSIGEQTVVGTFKNEPQAPPVIKDGIETVEKDDNGKPVTLKKKFYFNISLDPQSSSRIESALIEADIPYDFQAPDNTRELVNLLIFIGLPLAVFLFVFMMIRRTRNDIMGGGFLSGFGKSPAKRFEANEKTVTFDDVAGLQGVKADLQEIVDYLKTPDKFQKLGGRVPKGVLLNGPPGTGKTLLARAVAGEAEVPFYSVNGSEFIQMFVGVGASRVRDLFQTAKQNSPAIIFIDEIDAVGRQRGAGLGGGHDEREQTLNQILGEMDGFTPSQAVIVVAATNRPDVLDPALLRPGRFDRHVAVNRPTMKGREEIFKVHVRDVPLADDVKLDRLAAGTIGLTGADIQNMVNEAALWAARHDKKEVDMNDFDYARDKILMGAKREEVLRGIEKEKTAYHEAGHTLTAWHLDGAHTVHKVTIVPRGRALGVTQYVPNEDRLNVSKKELEHQLIVLLGGRAAEKIVYDEPTVGAENDLERATSLARRMVTHWGMSPKLGPVCYKTSDEDPFLGREMHQSRQFSEHTQELIDEEVSRILMEADQRAEQLLREHREDLEKITRALMEEEELDEQQITDLIGESIQQKMKSEEETIPGTVSSPEVNDPGVSNPVVNRDE, encoded by the coding sequence ATGGAAAATCGTCGCGAAGAGACAGACGTGAACGCACCTCCCCCGCGTCGCAATAACGGATTGCTGATCGCGGTGGTGCTGGCGATCGGATTCGCCATCCTTTTTTGGCGAACGGAAGACCCGGGATCCAAGATCACCGCCAGCTTTTTCAATGAGCAGTTGGCCAAGAAAAACATTGAAAAGGTCAGCATCGGCGAGCAAACCGTCGTCGGGACGTTCAAGAACGAACCCCAAGCGCCTCCGGTGATCAAGGACGGCATCGAAACGGTTGAAAAGGACGACAATGGAAAGCCGGTCACGCTGAAGAAAAAGTTCTACTTCAACATCTCGCTCGATCCGCAATCGTCGTCGCGAATCGAAAGCGCGTTGATCGAGGCCGATATTCCGTACGATTTCCAGGCGCCGGACAACACGCGTGAACTGGTCAATCTGCTGATCTTCATCGGGCTGCCGCTGGCGGTGTTCCTGTTCGTTTTCATGATGATTCGTCGCACACGCAACGACATCATGGGCGGCGGATTTTTGTCCGGGTTTGGAAAGAGCCCGGCGAAACGATTCGAAGCCAACGAGAAAACCGTGACGTTTGACGACGTCGCCGGCTTGCAAGGCGTCAAGGCGGACCTGCAAGAGATCGTCGATTATCTGAAAACGCCCGACAAGTTTCAAAAGCTCGGCGGACGGGTTCCCAAGGGCGTGTTGCTGAACGGACCGCCGGGAACCGGAAAGACCCTGCTGGCTCGCGCGGTGGCCGGAGAAGCGGAGGTGCCGTTTTACTCGGTCAACGGTAGCGAATTCATCCAAATGTTCGTCGGCGTCGGGGCCAGTCGCGTCCGCGACTTGTTCCAAACCGCCAAACAAAACAGCCCCGCGATCATCTTCATCGACGAAATCGATGCCGTCGGACGCCAGCGTGGTGCGGGACTGGGCGGGGGACACGATGAACGGGAACAAACGCTGAACCAGATTCTCGGTGAGATGGACGGGTTCACGCCCAGCCAAGCCGTCATCGTCGTCGCGGCCACCAACCGCCCCGATGTGTTGGACCCCGCCCTGTTGCGTCCCGGTCGCTTCGACCGGCACGTCGCGGTTAATCGCCCGACGATGAAAGGCCGCGAAGAGATCTTCAAGGTCCACGTCCGCGATGTTCCGTTGGCCGATGATGTCAAACTGGATCGACTGGCCGCGGGAACCATCGGATTAACCGGAGCCGACATCCAAAACATGGTCAACGAAGCGGCGTTGTGGGCCGCCCGCCATGACAAGAAAGAAGTCGACATGAACGATTTCGATTACGCCCGCGACAAGATCCTGATGGGGGCCAAACGCGAAGAAGTGCTGCGTGGGATCGAGAAAGAAAAAACCGCCTATCACGAAGCCGGTCACACGTTGACCGCCTGGCATCTGGACGGTGCACACACCGTGCACAAGGTCACCATCGTTCCACGCGGACGCGCCTTGGGCGTGACGCAGTACGTGCCCAACGAAGATCGTTTGAACGTCAGCAAGAAGGAGTTGGAACACCAACTGATTGTGCTGTTGGGTGGGCGTGCGGCAGAAAAGATCGTCTATGACGAACCCACCGTCGGGGCGGAAAACGATCTCGAACGCGCCACCAGCCTCGCACGCCGAATGGTCACGCATTGGGGGATGAGCCCAAAGCTTGGACCGGTTTGCTACAAGACCAGCGACGAAGATCCGTTCTTGGGACGCGAGATGCATCAGTCGCGACAATTCAGCGAACACACGCAAGAGTTGATCGACGAAGAAGTTTCCCGAATCTTGATGGAAGCCGACCAACGCGCCGAGCAGTTGCTGCGTGAGCACCGCGAAGATCTGGAAAAGATCACCCGCGCTTTGATGGAAGAAGAGGAACTCGACGAGCAACAGATCACGGACCTGATCGGCGAATCGATTCAACAGAAGATGAAATCCGAAGAAGAAACGATCCCCGGGACCGTGTCCTCACCGGAAGTCAACGATCCGGGCGTTTCGAATCCCGTGGTCAACCGTGACGAATGA
- a CDS encoding sulfatase-like hydrolase/transferase has product MKHILNAFGALCLVGFFNAVAADNVSTRQIGEKPNVIVIMADDVSWEAFSCYGAEDYSTPHIDALAADGVRFNHCYSTPICTPSRVKLMTGKYNFRNYTHFGYLNPKEKTLGHLMKSAGYKTAIAGKWQLNGLYNKLPGFDEPTRPQQAGFDESYLWQVTTGKQIKEGGGERFWSPPLERNGQMQSVDENLEQYGPDLLCDFICDFMLKNQRDPFFVYYPMMLVHDPFVKTPDTIGDAPRTQAANKAPKNKAERKENFVAMVQYMDKIVGRIVDQVRELNQLENTIIIFTADNGTNTSISSRWNGQIIKGGKGGMTDMGTHVPMVASWKGATPPGLVLDDLIEFTDLYPTLAAAAGITLGPEDPIDGRSFLPQLRGERGNPRQWVLCHYQPYWNKTPGQFVRTQDFKLYRDGRFYNVPVDLKETNDLGQSNLVPRVDQVRQQLVGVIEQCPPAPVGRGSRETESRPIYPDWKNLVDPND; this is encoded by the coding sequence ATGAAACACATCCTCAACGCTTTCGGCGCTCTCTGCTTGGTTGGGTTTTTCAACGCTGTTGCGGCTGACAACGTGTCGACGCGGCAAATCGGTGAAAAGCCGAACGTGATCGTGATCATGGCCGACGACGTCAGCTGGGAAGCGTTTAGTTGCTATGGGGCCGAAGACTATTCTACACCGCACATCGATGCCCTGGCCGCCGATGGCGTTCGTTTTAATCATTGTTACTCGACGCCGATTTGCACGCCCAGTCGCGTCAAGCTAATGACGGGCAAGTACAACTTTCGCAACTACACGCACTTCGGCTATCTGAACCCCAAGGAAAAGACGTTGGGGCATCTGATGAAGTCCGCTGGCTACAAGACTGCGATCGCCGGCAAATGGCAACTCAACGGGTTGTACAACAAACTTCCCGGCTTTGATGAACCGACCCGGCCCCAACAAGCGGGTTTTGACGAGTCGTATCTGTGGCAGGTCACGACGGGCAAGCAAATCAAAGAGGGCGGAGGCGAACGCTTTTGGAGCCCTCCGCTGGAGCGTAACGGGCAGATGCAGTCTGTCGACGAGAATCTGGAACAGTACGGACCGGACCTGCTGTGCGATTTCATCTGCGACTTCATGCTGAAAAACCAGCGGGATCCCTTCTTCGTTTACTACCCGATGATGCTGGTGCATGATCCGTTCGTCAAAACGCCGGACACGATCGGCGATGCCCCGCGAACCCAAGCCGCCAACAAAGCGCCCAAAAACAAAGCGGAGCGGAAAGAGAATTTTGTCGCCATGGTTCAGTACATGGACAAAATCGTCGGCCGAATCGTCGATCAGGTGCGTGAACTCAACCAGCTTGAAAACACGATCATCATTTTCACCGCGGACAACGGAACCAACACGTCGATCAGTTCTCGGTGGAACGGCCAGATCATCAAGGGGGGCAAAGGCGGGATGACCGACATGGGGACCCATGTTCCGATGGTCGCCTCGTGGAAGGGAGCGACGCCGCCGGGATTGGTGCTGGATGATTTGATCGAGTTCACCGACTTGTATCCGACGCTGGCCGCCGCAGCCGGAATCACGCTCGGCCCCGAGGATCCGATCGATGGACGCAGCTTTTTACCGCAGCTTCGGGGCGAGCGGGGCAATCCGCGACAGTGGGTGCTGTGTCACTATCAACCCTATTGGAATAAGACACCGGGGCAATTCGTTCGCACTCAAGATTTCAAACTGTACCGTGACGGGCGGTTTTACAACGTCCCGGTCGATTTGAAAGAAACGAATGACCTTGGTCAAAGCAACTTGGTCCCACGCGTCGATCAAGTGCGGCAGCAGTTAGTTGGCGTGATCGAACAATGCCCACCTGCGCCGGTCGGCCGGGGCAGTCGAGAGACCGAATCACGGCCGATCTATCCGGATTGGAAAAATCTGGTCGACCCCAACGACTGA
- a CDS encoding ExbD/TolR family protein gives MRMRHEVEHEKNELNMTSMIDIVFLLLVFFVMTFKIVEMEGDFTVRMPLAGDGNPTTDVTDLPLKLRLRADNDGKLTSMSLNEINLGTDFTKLRANVIGLVGTDEPAEDDDGPEIEIDTDYNLRYAYVIQAITSVSGYRDDTDQVVKLIEKIKFAKPRR, from the coding sequence ATGAGAATGCGGCATGAGGTCGAGCACGAAAAGAACGAGTTGAACATGACCAGCATGATCGACATCGTTTTCCTGCTGCTCGTGTTTTTTGTGATGACGTTCAAAATCGTCGAAATGGAAGGCGACTTCACCGTCCGGATGCCGTTGGCCGGCGACGGCAACCCCACCACCGACGTCACCGATCTGCCACTGAAACTGCGTCTGCGGGCCGACAACGACGGGAAATTGACGTCGATGTCGCTCAACGAAATCAACCTCGGCACCGACTTCACCAAGCTGCGCGCCAACGTGATCGGCTTGGTCGGGACCGACGAACCGGCCGAAGACGACGACGGTCCCGAGATCGAAATCGATACCGATTACAACCTCCGCTACGCCTACGTGATCCAGGCCATCACGTCCGTCAGTGGCTATCGAGACGACACCGATCAAGTCGTCAAGTTGATCGAAAAAATCAAGTTCGCCAAACCGCGACGCTGA
- a CDS encoding Gfo/Idh/MocA family protein — protein MSNKQVKSPTQTPRRGFLKTAAATAGAAITAPTIIPSSALGLDGAVAPSERVVVGGIGIGRRGGYDLSCFLPQKDVQFVAVCDVKQKRRGEVKKIVDDHYGNQKCETYRDFRDLLDRSDIDAVLIATGPNWHSTAAMTAAKAGKDMYCEKPVTKNIAQSLILTETMRRTGRVFQAGTQRRNLPHFAFACELARTGKLGKLTKVYAHPMGMNALMSGWLGPEPEPDPEVVDWDMYLGPAAWRPFNKKLLDGFNFEKGGGFVGAFSGGGVLEWGSHCVDLCQWAVDDCPPPVQYDPPKDGEMVARYENGTELIFREKGWIPLGSCPVRFEGETGWVEAGDSGKMVLSSPELLAGREVAEIGGYPATFHVRDFLDCVKTRRQPKGNADAACNAHIACHAANIALYLDRQVNYDNATHEFINDEQANRMRSEALREPWRL, from the coding sequence ATGTCGAACAAGCAAGTGAAGTCTCCCACCCAAACACCTCGCCGAGGTTTCTTGAAGACCGCTGCCGCGACGGCCGGTGCGGCGATCACGGCGCCGACGATCATCCCCAGTTCAGCGCTGGGATTGGATGGTGCGGTCGCTCCCAGCGAACGAGTCGTCGTGGGCGGAATCGGTATCGGCCGACGCGGAGGCTATGACCTAAGTTGTTTCTTGCCGCAGAAAGATGTGCAATTCGTCGCGGTCTGCGACGTCAAGCAGAAACGTCGTGGCGAAGTCAAAAAGATCGTCGACGACCATTACGGGAATCAAAAGTGCGAGACCTATCGCGACTTTCGTGATCTGCTCGACCGCAGCGACATCGATGCCGTGTTGATCGCCACCGGACCGAACTGGCATTCGACCGCGGCGATGACGGCTGCCAAGGCGGGCAAGGACATGTATTGCGAAAAGCCGGTGACCAAGAACATCGCACAAAGTCTGATCCTGACCGAAACGATGCGTCGCACCGGACGCGTATTCCAAGCCGGAACGCAACGTCGCAATCTGCCGCACTTCGCGTTCGCCTGTGAACTGGCACGCACCGGCAAGCTCGGCAAGCTGACCAAAGTCTACGCCCACCCGATGGGCATGAACGCGTTGATGAGTGGCTGGCTGGGGCCCGAACCGGAACCCGATCCGGAAGTCGTCGACTGGGACATGTACCTGGGGCCGGCCGCTTGGCGCCCGTTTAACAAGAAGTTGTTGGACGGTTTTAATTTTGAAAAGGGCGGCGGCTTCGTCGGTGCCTTCTCCGGCGGCGGCGTGTTGGAATGGGGGTCACACTGTGTCGACCTCTGTCAGTGGGCCGTCGATGATTGCCCACCGCCTGTGCAATATGACCCGCCGAAAGATGGCGAGATGGTGGCGCGTTACGAAAATGGCACCGAGTTGATCTTTCGCGAAAAAGGATGGATCCCGCTGGGGTCGTGCCCGGTACGCTTCGAAGGCGAAACCGGCTGGGTCGAAGCCGGTGACAGTGGAAAGATGGTGTTGAGTTCTCCGGAGTTGCTCGCCGGCAGAGAGGTCGCGGAAATCGGCGGTTATCCGGCGACCTTCCACGTCCGCGATTTCCTGGACTGTGTCAAGACGCGGCGGCAACCCAAGGGGAATGCCGACGCGGCCTGCAATGCACACATCGCCTGCCACGCGGCAAACATTGCGTTGTATTTGGATCGCCAAGTCAATTACGACAACGCGACGCACGAATTCATCAACGACGAACAAGCCAATCGAATGCGTTCGGAGGCTCTACGCGAACCGTGGCGCCTGTAA
- a CDS encoding HEAT repeat domain-containing protein, with translation MHTTRPSLHTFTLFCASIATLAILSVAAVPVSAAETETELLDILRSDAAGGEKAIACKKLAIHGSNTAVPELAKLLPNPHLSSWARIALEVIPGTEADEALRMATQTLDGRLLVGTINSIGVRQDAGAVEILGTRLQDSDPDVASAAAIALGRIGNEPATKLLQQALQIASGDVRSAVAEGYLLCAERLHGDDKSGAATEIYDQIRNAELPMQRIVEATRGAILSRHEDGIALLMETFRSDNKKLFQLALGTAREFPGGDVDHALAKELTRATPQRAALIVQAMADRTETVVLDAVLQAAQSGDKQVRVSAIDALKRVGDVSVLSPLLTIALDQDTELAQAAKDTLAELPGAGVDATIVAMLPDATGKSYPLLIDLVGSRRIDAVPDLVRALEHSDPAVRAAALIALGETVSLQKLPLLVEQVVAPKRSEDAAIARQALKAASVRMPDREACAAELASAIGRAPAETKTVLLEILSDVSGTTALQTLATSAKSSDPELQDTASRLLGKWNNLDAAPVLLDLSTTAPAEKYQVRALRGYIGLARKFSMPERNRAEMCKQALDVASRVDEQRLVLDVLKLHPSVAGLKLAIDAKQIPAVKDDATAAALEIAQQLRKKGVDVSRLKPGA, from the coding sequence ATGCATACGACACGACCTTCCCTCCACACCTTCACGTTGTTCTGTGCCTCCATCGCAACGCTGGCAATCCTGTCCGTCGCCGCCGTCCCGGTCTCGGCGGCGGAAACGGAAACGGAACTACTCGACATCCTCCGCTCGGACGCTGCGGGCGGTGAAAAAGCAATCGCCTGTAAAAAGCTGGCAATCCATGGATCCAACACCGCGGTTCCCGAACTAGCCAAGCTGCTGCCCAATCCACACTTGTCCTCCTGGGCGCGAATCGCCCTCGAAGTGATTCCGGGCACCGAGGCAGACGAAGCCTTGCGAATGGCAACTCAAACACTCGACGGCAGACTTCTGGTCGGCACGATCAATTCGATCGGAGTCCGTCAGGACGCCGGCGCGGTCGAGATCTTGGGAACACGTTTACAGGACAGTGATCCCGACGTCGCATCGGCCGCCGCCATCGCGCTGGGACGAATCGGGAATGAGCCGGCAACGAAATTGCTTCAACAAGCCCTGCAGATCGCATCCGGTGATGTCCGGAGCGCCGTTGCCGAAGGTTACTTGCTGTGTGCCGAGCGGCTACACGGTGACGACAAGTCGGGGGCGGCGACGGAGATCTATGACCAGATCCGCAACGCCGAACTGCCGATGCAACGGATTGTCGAAGCCACGCGTGGCGCCATTTTATCCCGCCATGAAGACGGGATCGCCTTGTTGATGGAAACGTTTCGATCCGACAACAAGAAACTGTTTCAGCTCGCACTCGGCACGGCGCGCGAGTTTCCCGGCGGCGACGTGGACCATGCCCTGGCGAAAGAATTGACACGAGCGACTCCGCAGCGGGCCGCCTTGATCGTTCAAGCGATGGCCGATCGAACCGAAACCGTTGTCCTGGATGCAGTGTTGCAGGCCGCACAATCCGGTGACAAACAAGTCCGTGTGTCCGCCATTGATGCTCTCAAACGCGTGGGTGATGTTTCCGTTCTTTCACCGTTGTTGACGATTGCTTTGGACCAAGACACGGAACTCGCCCAAGCGGCCAAGGACACGCTGGCCGAACTACCCGGCGCCGGCGTCGACGCGACCATTGTTGCGATGCTGCCCGACGCGACAGGGAAAAGCTATCCGCTGCTGATCGACTTGGTCGGCAGCCGGCGCATCGATGCGGTTCCTGATCTGGTCCGCGCACTCGAACATTCCGATCCTGCCGTTCGCGCTGCCGCCCTGATCGCGCTCGGGGAAACGGTCAGTCTGCAAAAGCTGCCCTTGTTGGTCGAGCAGGTCGTCGCTCCCAAACGCAGCGAAGATGCCGCGATTGCCCGCCAAGCTCTGAAAGCGGCGAGTGTCCGCATGCCCGACCGCGAGGCTTGTGCGGCGGAACTCGCATCGGCGATCGGTCGCGCACCAGCAGAAACGAAAACGGTTCTCCTGGAGATCCTCAGCGATGTCAGTGGCACGACGGCATTGCAGACCCTCGCCACGTCGGCCAAAAGTTCCGATCCAGAATTGCAGGACACCGCCAGTCGTTTACTGGGCAAGTGGAACAACTTGGATGCCGCACCGGTTTTGTTGGACTTGTCCACGACCGCCCCGGCGGAGAAGTATCAGGTGCGTGCGCTGCGTGGCTACATCGGACTGGCGAGGAAGTTTTCGATGCCGGAACGCAACCGCGCCGAGATGTGCAAACAGGCGCTGGACGTGGCCAGCCGAGTCGATGAGCAAAGGCTGGTCTTGGATGTCTTGAAATTGCACCCCAGCGTTGCGGGGTTGAAACTGGCGATCGATGCCAAGCAGATCCCCGCAGTGAAGGACGACGCGACGGCCGCGGCATTGGAGATCGCACAACAGCTGCGCAAGAAAGGCGTCGACGTCAGCCGCCTGAAGCCGGGCGCTTGA